GGGTCAATCAAACCATACCGAGGACAAAGACCGCAGGCAACAACACAAGCACGCTTTGAACCTGCAACCGGCATCATCACGCAGGCATCACTTGGACCGCTATTGTTTTTACCACAGAAAGGTTTAACAACAGTCCCTGCTTGCACCTCGTGGTCATATTGCCTTGTCACCCACTCTTTACTGGCAATATTAGGCGCGGCGAGCAGTTTCAGGAGAATCGAGTTAAGGTTGTGGTAATTGGGGATGAAAGGTTCGGGCAGATCGGGCTGAATCCATCTTGCCAACCTCTTTTTAACGGGCCAACCCTGATGAAGAAATTTCATTGGCAAGTCGGCCACAATGTGATTGCGATATTTTAGGATTAATCTCTTCGTGCCTGTTACTCTGCCAATAACCGTTAACTCAACATCATTATCTTGAGCCAGCCGGGTGAGGGCTAACACATTTTCCGGCTCAACAAAAACCACCATCCTCTCCTGAGCCTCGGAGACCCATATTTCTGCTGGAGTCAAACCCTGATATTTTAGTGGCACTTTGTCCAGTTCCACCTCACAGCCCGTCTTTGCTGTAAGTTCGCCAACCGCACTTGATAATCCTCCGCCCCCGCAGTCGGTGATTGCGCTGAGCAACCCTTTATCACGAGCAGCCAGTACCAAATCCAAGAGCTTTTTCTCCTCGATGGGATTACCAATCTGAACGGCGCTGGAGGAGAACTCACCAGAACTTTTGTCAAGTTCCTGTGATGCAAAGGTAACCCCATGAATGCCATCTCTGCCGGTCCTGCCACCCAAAAGTACGATCGCCTGCCCAGGACGAACCCTTTTCCTCAGTTTATCCTTGGGTATAATTCCCACAGTTCCGCAAAAAACCAAGGGGTTATTCAAGAACCCCTGGTCAAAATAAACCGCACCATTAGCAGTAGGTATGCCCATCCGATTACCATAATCACGAACCCCACTAACAACCCCTTTCATCACCCGCCGGGGATGCAACACACCTTTTGGCAATTCATCAAAATTTGTCTCCAAATATCCGAAACAGAAAACATCGGTATTCAGAATTGGCTTGGCACCCAACCCGGTACCAAGGCAGTCGCGAATCACACCACCTATTCCAGTCGCCGCACCACCGTAAGGCTCAAGCGCTGAAGGGTGGTTATGGGTTTCAACCTTGAAACTAATCCCAAAATCATTATCAAACTCAATCACCCCGGAGTTGTCGTGAAAAGCCGAAAGCACCCAGGGTAGATTTAAATCTTCGGTAACCCGGATGATAAACGATTTTAAGATATTTTTAATCCTCCGGCTACCGAACTGGATTTCACCTTTAAAAGTCTTGTGCTGGCAATGTTCTGACCAGGTCTGGGCAAATGTTTCCAGTTCTACATCGGTTGGGTCCCTGCCCAAGCGCTCAAAAAAACGGCGGATGAGGCGCATTTCATCAGTAGAAAGCGCCAAGAGTCGCTGCCGTGAAATTTTCTGAAGTTCCTCATCACTTAAACCCCTGATTTTCACAAATTCGGCGCGGAAACGGTATGGTTCGGGCTGGGCAAAAACCACTTCTCCAGTCTTTCCCAAGTGCTGAATAAGAGGGTTAAAAATGAGCCCGCGCCCAAGTAAAACCTCCTCCTTTTCAGTTAAAACCCTACCAAACTGAAACCGCCTGCCGCTTCTCACCTGGCAGCCGGTATACCCCATATCAGCAAGCGCCCTGAGCACGCTTCCCACACTTGGATCCATCACACCAGCATTATAAAGCACCTCAAAACCAATCACCCGCTCCAGCCTGCCTTCTTTTAAAAGTCGGAGAGTACAGGATTCAATAACCGGATCGCAAAAAAGTTCTACCGCGATCCGCTCAATATCATCTTTGCCCAACTCCCCCTGCACAAACCACAACCGGGTAATCCTCACCGGGCCGATATTTTTTAATCCCAAATCTCGGGCATCACTCTCAACACTTTTTGCCTCAGGGTCAAACCCCTTTTTAACTACCTCTATCTGCCAGACAGATTGATGACGACGGATTGAGAAAAACTCCTTATTTGATTAACTTCTCAAACTCTTTGTCCAGGGAATCAAGTTCTTTACTGGATACCAGCGAATCAACCGAACGGACGAAATCGCTCACCATCTGGCGCAACTGCACATACGCCTCCCGTGTCTTGGAAAACCTCTCTTTGCGCTCCTGATATGTCCGAGCCTCCTCCAGCTCGGCAAAATCATTCCAGAGCCGGGCAAGTCCTGCGCTGCACACCCTAAAAACCGAATCCTGATACGGAGCAAGGGTATCAACCTTCTGTCGGTATTCGTTCAACCGCTTCTCCAGCCTTTCAATCCCCCGCTGCAGTTGCTGCCGAGCCCTTGCCATTGTTGTGTCGGTCGGTATTGGTCCTAAGACAACCGGTGCTGGACCAACCTGCACCCTGCCAGCATTCTTCACCACAACCAGTACTGCCAGAGCCAAGACAAATAAAAGGAAAATGACCAAAGGCACCATCACCGCGGGCTTGCTCAAAAGCGCCTGGAAAGCCTGCCTTTCCTCCTGCTCAATCACGCCTAATCCCCGATTAACTCCTCCACCTCTTTTTTGCCCTCCTCCATCTCCTTCTTCTGCTCCTCATCCAGTTTCAAGAGTAGCGCCTCAAACTCGCCGAAATGGGTCTTCTCCTCACGGGCGATGTCCAAAAGCACCTTGCGGATATCGTCACTGTCAGCCAGCGCCGCCATCTGCTCATAAAGGTTAATCGCATCCAGTTCGGCAATTATCCCGGCGCGCAAAATCTCTAAATCTATCTTTTCCTTCTCCACCTCTTTAAGTCTCTTGGGAATATCAGAAAGCATCCTTGCTCCTATCTTTGCAGTTTCTTGTGGCAGAGCCACCAGTCAAAACACTCAAACTCACCCGCCTTTGCCTTTGCCAGGCGCTCGTGTGCAGTTTTGACATCGGTTGCCGGTGGCACAATCACATGGTCATTGACCAATTCATTATTGGGCCAGTTTGCGGGCATCGCCACCCGGTACTTATCTGCAATCTGCATCGCCTCAACCGCCCTTAAAATCTCATCCATATTCCTGCCTAACTCCTGCGGATAGTAAAGGATGATGCGAATCTTTGCCCGGTCATCAACCACAAAAACCGCCCGCACCGTATTTGTCCCTTTTCCCGGGTGAATCAAACCAAGCGTATCGGCGACCTTCCCGGTGTCAGCGATTATCGGAAACTCAATCTCCACACCCAGCTTCTCCTTAATCCACTCCTCCCACTTGATGTGAGAAAAAACCTGGTCAACACTCAACCCAATCAGTTCACAGTTCAGGGCACGGAACCGGTCGTAACGCCTCTGAAATGCCACAAACTCGGTGGTGCAAACCGGTGTAAAATCTGCGGGATGGCTGAAAAGCACAAACCACTTCCCAGCAAAAGCCTGGGGCAAATCCATCACCCCATGGGTTGTCTGAACCCTCATCTGGGGAAAATCGTCCCCTAAGAGGGGCATCCCTTTTCTCTCCTGCATATTATCCACTTATTCTCTCCTTTCTAAGTCATAAAATTTATCCTGCTGCCTTAATTCAAGATAACAATCGCCAGGTTTAAAACCGCGGCAAAACTCACCCATAAAATATAAGGCAATAAAAGAACCCCAGCAAGTTTTCTCAGCCGGAAAAAAAGCACAATGTTTATTATTATCAAACCCCAGAGCAAAACAATATCCACAAAAGCCAGAAGCGGATTGCGCAGACCGAAAAAGAAAGCCGACCATAAAATATTCAAAAAAAGCTGCCCAAAATATACCACAAAAGGCAAAAGTAGCCTCTTGGAATAACCATCCTCCCAGACAAAATAAAACGCAAGACCCATCAGGATAAAGAGCGCTGTCCATACCGGACCAAAAAGCCAACTGGGCGGAGTAAATACCGGTTTGTTAATATTAAGATACCACGAACTTAGCGAAACGGATGTGAAAAATGAACCGGCAAAACCTGCTGCCAGCGGGAGAACCAACGAGACCAACAACCTTAAAAGCCTACGCATAAAATAAAACCCTTTCCTTTATTTCCCACTATACCCGAGCAGGAACAAAGGTCAAGCAAAACCTCTAAAACCAGTGGTAATAACCGGGGCGGTGGAGAGGACCTACCCTCAAATCTATAATACTCTGAAAAACAGTACCTTACAAAATCGGGCGTTAATAATTTCAATTCACCTGCACAATCAGACAGCGCAGATATTCTGACTCTGGCATCCTTGGCAGGACCGGATGGTCAGGACCTTGTGTTGACCGGTCAAGGATGGTAAAACCCCTGCCCAGTTCCTGTGCCGCGCTACCGATAACATCAAGCAAATCCTGCCAGAAAAGGTAATGGGAGCAGGAGGAGGAGACCAAAATCCCTCCTGGTGAAAGCAGTTTCATTGCCAGCCGGTTAATTCGCAAAAATCCCTTAATTCCGCTTGACTTCTGGCGCTGCTGCTTGATGAAGGAGGGCGGGTCAAGGTTAACCAACTCAAACCTCTCCCCCTTTTTAAATAGGTCGTTCATAAACTCAAACGCATCCGCGGTAAAAAACCGACAGCCACCCTCAACCCGATTCAGGATGGCATTCCTCTTTGCCATCTCGCACGCTTCCGGCGAAATATCAACCGCAACCACCTCCTTTGCCCCACCCAGCGCGGCATTGATGGCAAATGAACCGGTATAGGAAAACACATCAAGGACCCTGCGGTTTTTTGCCAGTTTCCGCACCTTCTGCCTTGTGAGCCGGTGGTCAAAGAAATAGCCGGTCTTCTGCCCTGAGGCAATATCAACATAAAACCTCACCCCGTTTTCTGAAATCACCAGTTCCTTTTCCGGTGTCCCATAAAGCAGCCTCTCCCTCCTTTCCAAACCCTCAGGCTCACGCAGTTTGATATCATTTTTTTCAAAAATAGACTTCACCGGAAAAAGCCGGCAAAGGGCATTCACCACCATCTCCAGCCGCCTGTCAAAACCGGCGGCATAAACCTGAACCGCAAAATGGCTCCCATACTTATCAATCACCAGCCCGGGCAGATAATCGCTCTCACCATAAACCAGGCGAAAATCATCCTCCTGGGGCAATTTTCTCTTGCGATACCGATATGCCGCCTCAATCCTTTTTGTAATCAACTCCTCGTTAAGTTCCTCCTCCTTATCTGAATAGAGCCGCACCACAATCAATGAGCGGGGGTTAAACATCCCGGAACCGATGAACTTGCCCCGGTCATAAACCCGCACCAGTTCCCCCATCTCTGGGTTACCATCAATCCTTTTTACCTCACCTGAAAATACCCACGGATGTCCTGCCCGATTAACCTTCCTGTTTGCATAGACCGCTTTCTGTAGCAACCCTTAAACCTCCTCCTTGACAGTATCAATGATTGTCAACCTGCCCAAATCGTCAACAGTATAGAGAAAAAAATATTTAACCCCATCCTCAATTTGCGAGGCAAACCTAAAGGGCTCAATAACCAAATCCGGTCTTGTCTCGGGCACAAAACCGACATCATCCTTGACAAGTGCTGTCTTTTCCGAGACAAAAACCGGCTGGGGGTTGCCCTCGCCAAAAGGTGCCAACACCCTCACCCCCGGGTCAAAACGAGAAAAGGGGAGAAAGGCATCGGCAAGTAAAGGGTTTTCCCTCACAATCCTTCCCGCAAAATTTTCGTGGGCAAACCGCTCTGCTGCCCGGATAAAATCCCCCACCTTGGCATCCTCAATTGAGAAACCTGCTGCCTGCTTGTGACCGCCAAAATCAATGAAATACCCGCGCAGTGCGCGCAAAAGCTCCATCAGGTCAACACCGGGCATCCCGCGGCATTCACCAACCCAGATATCACCGCGCCAGCCAATAACAACTGCCGGCACCTGATACCGCTCCTTGAGTCGGGCGGCAGTGAAGCCAAGTGCGCGTAAGGAAAGATTTTGATGCTGAACAAAAAGAATCCCATCCCCGAGCCGGACATTTTCCTGCGCAATCCTCAAGGTGGACTCTGCCTCCTTCTGCCACGCATTCCGGCGCTCAACAAGCCCCTTTACCCACATCCTTGCCTTCACCTCATCCGCATCCAGAAACATCTTCACCGCCTCAACACCTTCGGCTGCGGCAAAAAGGGGTAAAAGTTCGCCAAGGAATTGGGAGAGGGTCAATCTACCCCTAATGAAATTCACCTCATTCAGAACCGCCTGCAGCGCCGGCAATCGGGTATCTTGAAGCGCGCGCAAACCAACTGTAACAATAATCCGGTTCTCGCCGTTAAGAGGTGCGCGGTCGGCAATCGTTCCCAAAGCGCTCAACGCCAAAAGCTCGGGCTGGGCAGAAAAGAAACCTGCCGTGTCAACTCCAAGCCGCTGTTTTGCTATGCCCATCGCCAGTTTCAATGCCACGCCGGCACCGGTAAGCTCTCGATAGGGATAATCGCCGTCATCCCTCTTCGGGTCAACAACCGCTTCCGCCGCTGGTAAAGGTTGGGTCACCTCGTGATGGTCGGTAACAACCACATCAATCCCCTGTCCCTGCAAAATTTCGATATCTTTGTTATTGGTGATGCCGCAGTCCACTGTTACAATCAGGTTTGGTCTCTTCGCCTCGGGCAGTGTCTCTAAAACCCTTGCGTCAAGACCATGCTTATCCCTGCCCCTTGTCGGAATATGATAATCCACCGCTGCCTGCAGAGCGGATAGCACCTTGCCTAAAATCGCTGCTGCGGTTATCCCATCCAGGTCATCATGCCCCCAGATAAACACTCTTTCCCTTTTTTCAATCGCCCTGACAAGCCTTTTGGCAGCCGCATCAAAATCGGGCAGCAGTTCGGGTGGGTACAACTGGCTTACATCCGGTTTCAGCCACATCTGGACCTCTTCCCATTCCTTTACCCCGCGCAATACGAGGAGCCTTGCCAAGATTTCAGAAATCCCAAAAGCCGCACTCAGCCTCTTTACCTCTGCCTCATCAACCGGCTTAATCTGATAAGGAATCATAGTTTTATTATAATCAGGTAAAGGTTAAGGTAAAGGTGAGGAATCTTGAACCATAAACCATCGGCGATAAACTATAAATGATGAAATATGATGTAATTGTTGTTGGTGGCGGGCATGCCGGTTGCGAAGCCGCACTTGCTTGCGCCCGGATGGGATGCGCAACCTTGCTTTTAACCCAGAACCTTGACACCATCGCCCTGATGTCCTGCAACCCAGCTGTTGGTGGCATTGGCAAGGGACAACTGGTCAAAGAACTGGATGCCCTTGGCGGTCAGATGGCGCAGGTCACCGACAGGGCGGGAATCCATTTCCGGCAGTTAAACAGGAGTAAAGGGATGGCGGTCCGCTCATCACGGGTTCAGGTTGACCGACAGTTATACCGCCAGCTTATGCGCTCAATCCTTGAAAGAACCCCTAACCTCTATCTCCGCCAGGCTCTCTGCGCCCGGGTGTTAACAAAAGGCAAAACCGCCATCGGTGTTGAAACGGAGATTGGCGAAAAATTGTATGGCAAAACGGTCATCCTCGCACCCGGCACATTTTTGTCCGGTCTTATCCATATTGGGCTGGTGAACTTTCCTGGCGGCAGATTGGGTGAATCACCAGCAAACCTCTTGAGCCAGAACCTGCGGGAACTTGGGTTTAGGATTGGCAGGTTCAAGACCGGCACCCCACCCAGAATTGACATCCGCACAATTGAAATTGACCGGCTCGAGGAGCAGAAAGGCGATGAACCTCCCCAGCCCTTTTCCTTCTTTACCGAGGATTTGCCCAAAAACCGTGCAACCTGCTACATCACCTATACCACCAAAAAGACCCATACCATTGTCAAACAGGGTCTGAAACAGTCCCCCCTTTACACCGGCATTATCAAGGGAAGGGGTGTGCGCTACTGCCCTTCAATTGAGGACAAGGTGGTCAAGTTTTCTGACAAGGAGCGCCACCACATCTTTATTGAGCCCGAAGGTCTTAACACCTTTGAATGTTATCCCAATGGTATCTCCACCAGCCTGCCGGTCGCAATTCAGGAAAAGATGCTCCATTCCATACCCGGACTTGAGAACTGCCGTATGACCAGACCTGGGTATGCGATTGAGCACGACTTCTCTGACCCGACCCAGCTCTATCCAACCCTCGAAACAAGATTAATCAGCAACCTCTTTTTTGCCGGTCAGATTAACGGCACCACTGGTTATGAAGAGGCGGCAGCCCAGGGTCTCATTGCCGGCATCAATGCCAGCCTCCGGGTCAAGGAAAAGGAGCCGTTTATCCTCACCCGTGCCCTTGGCTATATCGGTGTGATGATTGACGATTTGGTCACAAAGGGCACAGATGAGCCCTACCGGATGTTCACCGCCCGGGTTGAGTTTCGGCTCCTTCTACGCGAGGACAATGCCGATTTGCGCCTGGGACCAAAGGGCTACGAACTTGGACTCTTGGATGAAAAGCAGTTTGCCCGCATCAGGGAAAAACAAAGGCTGCTCAACACAACCCTTGACTGGCTTAAAAAGTTCCGGGTCAAGCCAGAGCCAAGGGTCAACCGCCTGCTGAAAAGATTAAAAACCACGCCCATAAACCAGCCATTAAGTGCGCTGGAACTCCTGCGCCGACCCGAGATAACCTATCAGCACCTCCTAACCATCATCCCTCAGGCACCAAAAATCCCTGCCCCGGTTCAGGACCTCCTTGAGGTTGAGGTCAAATATGAGGGCTATATTGAACGCACCAAACGGCAGATAGACCAGTTCCGCCAGTTGGAGGAAATGAAGATTCCATCTCACATTGACTACTTCCAGGTCCCAGGACTTTCCACCGAGGTCAGGGAAAAACTGACCAGGATTAAGCCCTCATCCTTGGGTCAGGCGCAGCGCATCCCCGGCATCACACCCGCAGCCATATTTGCCCTAACCGTTTACCTGAAAGGAGGAAAATGAGCCTGATTCATTTCCGCACCGAGATTGATGCCTTTTGCCGCAACCGTGAGATTGCCCTCTTCGGGGTTGCCGAACTTGCCAAGATGAAGACCGACGACTTTCTCCTGCCCAAGGAGACGCTCCAGCGCCTCCCCTTTGCCCTCTCCCTCGGAATGCGCCTTTCCAGTGAGGTCCTTGCCTCTCTCACCGACCACCCTGACCTCCTCTATGAACACCACTACCGCCAGCTGAACTTTGCCCTTGACCGGGTTGCACTTGAACTTACCAACCGGCTCCAGAACTGGGGTTACAACGCCCTGCCCATTCCTGCATCCCAGATTGTTGACTGGCAGAACCAGCGTGCCCATCTCTCCCACAAAAGGGTGGCAATCGCTGCCGGTCTGGGCTGGCTCGGCAGAAACAACCTCCTAATAACCCCTGATTATGGCGCCCAGGTCAGGCTGGTAACAATCCTTACCGACCTGCCAATGGAACCAGGCGCGCCCTTAGACCAGAACTGCGGCACCTGCGAGCGCTGCCAGAGCGCCTGCCCGGCAAATGCCATCAAGGAAAGACCAGAGGATTTTGACCATCAGGCCTGCTTTGAGAAACTGAAGGAGTTCCAGAAGAAGCGGTTTGTCAACCAGTTCATCTGCGGACTGTGTGTCCGTGCCTGCGCTCCTTTGCGCTAATGCCGGTACCGAAACTCCTTACCCAAGGAGAGGTAAAACCTCAAGCCCCCGGGATGGGGTGCCTTTTTCAGAAAATTTCCTGAAGAGACCGTAAACCGCAAAGGTCCCAAGGGTGTATTGGTAACAACACCAAAACCCGCGCCCCAATGCAAACGAGAAAAAATATCATCACCCTTAATCAGCAAATCAGGTCTTTCAAAGGTTGCGCCATTGCCAATCAGTTCCAGATAAACCGGATAATCATCCGAGTTCAAAAGGTTCAAAACCTTAAACCGCAGCGCCGAGCCCAGTATCAGCCGCTCCTCAGTTGCAAACTCCTCCTGGGCAAAGCCCAAAAACCTCTCACCGCCGGAAAGAAAATAGTCGCTCAAAGGCAAAGAGCCAAAGGAAAGCCCCCCATTCAGCCACCAGCGCCAGCCAAACCGCTGCCAAACAGGCAAAATCTGCTCGCAGTTAAACTCCACCTTCAAAAACTCCCTTTTACTCAAAACCCTTGGCGTTGAATACGAGCCGCTCAACCGGTAGGCAAAACCCCTTGCTGGCAAATCCAGCCTTTCCTGATTATTAAACTCAAGGTTAAACAAAGCCAGACCAACCCACTCATCTGAAACCGTATCAACCGCGCTTCCATCATACCCGACCCGCTCCGCCTTCAATCCGAAATTGAAAAACCCGTTTCTGCCCAGGATATAACCCGCCTCACCAACCCCGCCCCAAAAATCAACAATGTAATTTGACGAAAACCTGCCATCATTCCAGAAACTCCTGGTCTGGGACCTGGCATAGCCATCAAGCCGATAACCAAAGGGCAACTGAAAAATCCTTGTCCCGGTAATACCCAACCGGAACTCATAAGGGTTACCAATAACCCCTGCCGCCCTCACCGTTGCACCTGAACCCAAAATATTCTCCTCCCCCACCTCCAGACCCAAAACCACATTGTCATAATTGTCATACCTTAAACCAATCGCATAAAAACCAAAAGGACGCTCACTCACCTCAAACACCACATCAACACTCTCCTTATTAACAAACTCAAAGCGGAAATTGACATCCTCAAAAAGACCGGTATTGAAAAGCCGCTCAATGTCATCAAAGAGAATTGCAAAACTCAGCCTTGACTTCTCTTTTGTCCGCACATAGGGCAAAACGAGTGACCTCCTTGTCCTTTTTAACCCCTCAAACCTCACCTCCCGCACAAAGGGCAAACCCCGCTTCTCAATCCTTTTCCTCACCCTTACCGGCACCCTGCCCTTCAGTTTCTCCCTGATTAAAGGCAAAGCCCTAACCGCTGCCGACTCACCCGCGGCAATCAGCTCTCTTGCCTTAGCAAAATCTGAATGGAGAAATTTTGAAACATCCGGCTCAATCACAACATCCGCCATCACCTTTGACCTCTCCACCCCGCTCAGCCCCATCAAATCCAGACTCCTTGACGCAATGTCAATCAAACCCATCGCCCCTGACTCCTGGCGCCTCATCGTCAGAACCGCAATCACAAAATCGGGCTTGAAATCCTTCAAAGGCGCAACCGGCAGATACTCCATCACCCCGCCATCAACCAGCTCCCTGCCCCCAATTTTCTCCGGTGAAAAAACTCCGGGAATCGCAATACTTGCCCTTATCGCCTGCTCCAGCCTCCCATTTTTCAGAACCAAAAGTTCACCCTTATTAATATCAACCGCCACCGCCCGATAAGGAATCACCAGACTGTCAAAATCATAACCGGTATTAAACTCAATCTCAGCCAGAAGCCGGTTCAAAAGCATCTCCACATTCTGCAAAGGCACCAGCCCGCTTGGCAGATAGGGCAGAAGGTTCTTATGCCGCAACTGCAGCACATAACGCTCTGCCTGCTGCTTCTCCTGCAGATACTTCGCACCAAAATTAGAACCAGAGGAAAAAAGCCTGTTCC
This DNA window, taken from candidate division WOR-3 bacterium, encodes the following:
- a CDS encoding class I SAM-dependent rRNA methyltransferase codes for the protein MLQKAVYANRKVNRAGHPWVFSGEVKRIDGNPEMGELVRVYDRGKFIGSGMFNPRSLIVVRLYSDKEEELNEELITKRIEAAYRYRKRKLPQEDDFRLVYGESDYLPGLVIDKYGSHFAVQVYAAGFDRRLEMVVNALCRLFPVKSIFEKNDIKLREPEGLERRERLLYGTPEKELVISENGVRFYVDIASGQKTGYFFDHRLTRQKVRKLAKNRRVLDVFSYTGSFAINAALGGAKEVVAVDISPEACEMAKRNAILNRVEGGCRFFTADAFEFMNDLFKKGERFELVNLDPPSFIKQQRQKSSGIKGFLRINRLAMKLLSPGGILVSSSCSHYLFWQDLLDVIGSAAQELGRGFTILDRSTQGPDHPVLPRMPESEYLRCLIVQVN
- the purL gene encoding phosphoribosylformylglycinamidine synthase subunit PurL gives rise to the protein MRITRLWFVQGELGKDDIERIAVELFCDPVIESCTLRLLKEGRLERVIGFEVLYNAGVMDPSVGSVLRALADMGYTGCQVRSGRRFQFGRVLTEKEEVLLGRGLIFNPLIQHLGKTGEVVFAQPEPYRFRAEFVKIRGLSDEELQKISRQRLLALSTDEMRLIRRFFERLGRDPTDVELETFAQTWSEHCQHKTFKGEIQFGSRRIKNILKSFIIRVTEDLNLPWVLSAFHDNSGVIEFDNDFGISFKVETHNHPSALEPYGGAATGIGGVIRDCLGTGLGAKPILNTDVFCFGYLETNFDELPKGVLHPRRVMKGVVSGVRDYGNRMGIPTANGAVYFDQGFLNNPLVFCGTVGIIPKDKLRKRVRPGQAIVLLGGRTGRDGIHGVTFASQELDKSSGEFSSSAVQIGNPIEEKKLLDLVLAARDKGLLSAITDCGGGGLSSAVGELTAKTGCEVELDKVPLKYQGLTPAEIWVSEAQERMVVFVEPENVLALTRLAQDNDVELTVIGRVTGTKRLILKYRNHIVADLPMKFLHQGWPVKKRLARWIQPDLPEPFIPNYHNLNSILLKLLAAPNIASKEWVTRQYDHEVQAGTVVKPFCGKNNSGPSDACVMMPVAGSKRACVVACGLCPRYGLIDPYWMAASAIDEALRNIVAVGGDIERTAILDNFCWGSPDQDEQLAGLVRAAEACYDIARAYRVPFISGKDSLYNEFRTEAGETLPIPGTLLISALSVIPDGTKTVTADFKCSDSLIYILGETFEELGGSEFMRLHGGLGRGVPKVDARRARQLMRCLGKAITDGLVLACHDIADGGLGVALAEMAFAGGFGFKINLRKVPGAHHFPRDELLLFSESNSRFLCEVSPAQAKRFERYFRGIPYGVIGKTNSDGVMVITGLTGAEVVKLNIEEAERVWRRSLTAKL
- a CDS encoding patatin-like phospholipase family protein — protein: MRRFFVLILFFGFVFAEPVRIGLALSGGAALGLAHIGVLKVLEKEGLDFVGIAGNSMGSLVGGVYAAGYQAAVIESIALSADWNRLFSSGSNFGAKYLQEKQQAERYVLQLRHKNLLPYLPSGLVPLQNVEMLLNRLLAEIEFNTGYDFDSLVIPYRAVAVDINKGELLVLKNGRLEQAIRASIAIPGVFSPEKIGGRELVDGGVMEYLPVAPLKDFKPDFVIAVLTMRRQESGAMGLIDIASRSLDLMGLSGVERSKVMADVVIEPDVSKFLHSDFAKARELIAAGESAAVRALPLIREKLKGRVPVRVRKRIEKRGLPFVREVRFEGLKRTRRSLVLPYVRTKEKSRLSFAILFDDIERLFNTGLFEDVNFRFEFVNKESVDVVFEVSERPFGFYAIGLRYDNYDNVVLGLEVGEENILGSGATVRAAGVIGNPYEFRLGITGTRIFQLPFGYRLDGYARSQTRSFWNDGRFSSNYIVDFWGGVGEAGYILGRNGFFNFGLKAERVGYDGSAVDTVSDEWVGLALFNLEFNNQERLDLPARGFAYRLSGSYSTPRVLSKREFLKVEFNCEQILPVWQRFGWRWWLNGGLSFGSLPLSDYFLSGGERFLGFAQEEFATEERLILGSALRFKVLNLLNSDDYPVYLELIGNGATFERPDLLIKGDDIFSRLHWGAGFGVVTNTPLGPLRFTVSSGNFLKKAPHPGGLRFYLSLGKEFRYRH
- the mnmG gene encoding tRNA uridine-5-carboxymethylaminomethyl(34) synthesis enzyme MnmG, which encodes MMKYDVIVVGGGHAGCEAALACARMGCATLLLTQNLDTIALMSCNPAVGGIGKGQLVKELDALGGQMAQVTDRAGIHFRQLNRSKGMAVRSSRVQVDRQLYRQLMRSILERTPNLYLRQALCARVLTKGKTAIGVETEIGEKLYGKTVILAPGTFLSGLIHIGLVNFPGGRLGESPANLLSQNLRELGFRIGRFKTGTPPRIDIRTIEIDRLEEQKGDEPPQPFSFFTEDLPKNRATCYITYTTKKTHTIVKQGLKQSPLYTGIIKGRGVRYCPSIEDKVVKFSDKERHHIFIEPEGLNTFECYPNGISTSLPVAIQEKMLHSIPGLENCRMTRPGYAIEHDFSDPTQLYPTLETRLISNLFFAGQINGTTGYEEAAAQGLIAGINASLRVKEKEPFILTRALGYIGVMIDDLVTKGTDEPYRMFTARVEFRLLLREDNADLRLGPKGYELGLLDEKQFARIREKQRLLNTTLDWLKKFRVKPEPRVNRLLKRLKTTPINQPLSALELLRRPEITYQHLLTIIPQAPKIPAPVQDLLEVEVKYEGYIERTKRQIDQFRQLEEMKIPSHIDYFQVPGLSTEVREKLTRIKPSSLGQAQRIPGITPAAIFALTVYLKGGK
- a CDS encoding ferritin family protein is translated as MLSDIPKRLKEVEKEKIDLEILRAGIIAELDAINLYEQMAALADSDDIRKVLLDIAREEKTHFGEFEALLLKLDEEQKKEMEEGKKEVEELIGD
- a CDS encoding TspO/MBR family protein; the encoded protein is MRRLLRLLVSLVLPLAAGFAGSFFTSVSLSSWYLNINKPVFTPPSWLFGPVWTALFILMGLAFYFVWEDGYSKRLLLPFVVYFGQLFLNILWSAFFFGLRNPLLAFVDIVLLWGLIIINIVLFFRLRKLAGVLLLPYILWVSFAAVLNLAIVILN
- a CDS encoding peroxiredoxin; its protein translation is MQERKGMPLLGDDFPQMRVQTTHGVMDLPQAFAGKWFVLFSHPADFTPVCTTEFVAFQRRYDRFRALNCELIGLSVDQVFSHIKWEEWIKEKLGVEIEFPIIADTGKVADTLGLIHPGKGTNTVRAVFVVDDRAKIRIILYYPQELGRNMDEILRAVEAMQIADKYRVAMPANWPNNELVNDHVIVPPATDVKTAHERLAKAKAGEFECFDWWLCHKKLQR
- a CDS encoding DHH family phosphoesterase gives rise to the protein MIPYQIKPVDEAEVKRLSAAFGISEILARLLVLRGVKEWEEVQMWLKPDVSQLYPPELLPDFDAAAKRLVRAIEKRERVFIWGHDDLDGITAAAILGKVLSALQAAVDYHIPTRGRDKHGLDARVLETLPEAKRPNLIVTVDCGITNNKDIEILQGQGIDVVVTDHHEVTQPLPAAEAVVDPKRDDGDYPYRELTGAGVALKLAMGIAKQRLGVDTAGFFSAQPELLALSALGTIADRAPLNGENRIIVTVGLRALQDTRLPALQAVLNEVNFIRGRLTLSQFLGELLPLFAAAEGVEAVKMFLDADEVKARMWVKGLVERRNAWQKEAESTLRIAQENVRLGDGILFVQHQNLSLRALGFTAARLKERYQVPAVVIGWRGDIWVGECRGMPGVDLMELLRALRGYFIDFGGHKQAAGFSIEDAKVGDFIRAAERFAHENFAGRIVRENPLLADAFLPFSRFDPGVRVLAPFGEGNPQPVFVSEKTALVKDDVGFVPETRPDLVIEPFRFASQIEDGVKYFFLYTVDDLGRLTIIDTVKEEV